The window ACGGGGCCCACACCCTGTTTTTCGAGTTCGGGCAGAGAATGATATTTGCCTGTGGAGCCGGTTCCGGTGGTGAAAGTACTGAGGGTGTTCATCGGGTGAAGATCAGGGATAGCGAGTCTAGCACGATTGGCACCAAAATTTTGCAGCTTTTCACCAGGATCGCTCCGCCATCCGTATGCGCGCAATTCAGCGCTCGGCCACCCGCTGAAAGACCTTCGGTGTCTCCATGGCCGTCTTCTTGGGCTGGGGAGCAGGCTTAGGGTCCAGGTTCTTTGCCAGATCTTCTTCTGTGACGGTGGATTCCACACCCTCCGCTGGAACCTCCACCTTCGTCACCCATAGCAGGGCATTCAGAATGATTTTGCGGAATTCGGGATTACCCCAGTTCTTGTGGAAATGCCCACCGGTAAAACCGAAACCGCGCCCGCCATCGGGCCGCTCGACCGACCACATCATGGACTCCATCTCGCCCTTTTGAGCCTGGATGTGGGGATACGGCCCTTTTGGATACACATACGGGCCGTCGCGGGTAGCATCCGATGGAGCCGCCATCAGGATGGGTACGAAGGAAGTGTCATCATCCTTGGCTGCCGCAATGCCATCCCCAAATGCGGGGCGAAAGCGCATGTTAAAATACCACTCGTCCTCGATTTTGAAAGGTTTCACTCCACGGGTGATCGGGTGCACCGGGAAGGTGGTGAAGCTAGGCTCCCAGATCGGATTGCAGGAGTAGGAGTTCTCATAGTGCCCCCCGAGCCAAGATTGGAATTCTTTGCCACCCAGCTCTGGTACCACCTCCACCCCATAGTGCATGCAGCCATAACCCACCCCACGCGCCATCAGTCCGCGCAGAGTTTCCAGGTGCGTCCCCTGCACGGCCGGGTGCCCCTTGCCGCCATCGGCATAGATCACCACCGCATCCGCGTCGGCAAAGGTGGCCTCATCCGTCACCCAGCCCATGTCATGGCGATCCACCACCAGCCCCGGCAGCGCCTTCAGGCATTTTTCGATCAAAAGCGACCCCGCACGGAATTCGTGCATACCCGCAGGATGGGAGGGCTTGCCCGCGATGAAGACGAGCTTCTGCTTGCCATCCGGCGTGACGGCGGAGGCCAGAGTGGCGGTAACAAAGAGTACGAACAGGGAAAGTCGGCGCATAGAATGCTCTCAGCATGAAGGGGCCGCCCCCTGCTGTGCAAGTCCCTTTCTCAGGTCCCCCAGCCCCCCTGTCACATTTTTGCTGGTTGTATGCCGCTGGTTATCCGCTTTCATCCGCCCATGCTCGAACTCATCAGCGTCTCCCACATTTTCACCCGGCCAGCGAAGGAGGCCCTGACGGCGCTGGATCATGTGAGCTTCAGCGTGCCGGCCGGGCACCTGCTGGCGGTGATCGGCTCCACCGGCAGTGGCAAAAGCACC is drawn from Prosthecobacter algae and contains these coding sequences:
- a CDS encoding ThuA domain-containing protein, coding for MRRLSLFVLFVTATLASAVTPDGKQKLVFIAGKPSHPAGMHEFRAGSLLIEKCLKALPGLVVDRHDMGWVTDEATFADADAVVIYADGGKGHPAVQGTHLETLRGLMARGVGYGCMHYGVEVVPELGGKEFQSWLGGHYENSYSCNPIWEPSFTTFPVHPITRGVKPFKIEDEWYFNMRFRPAFGDGIAAAKDDDTSFVPILMAAPSDATRDGPYVYPKGPYPHIQAQKGEMESMMWSVERPDGGRGFGFTGGHFHKNWGNPEFRKIILNALLWVTKVEVPAEGVESTVTEEDLAKNLDPKPAPQPKKTAMETPKVFQRVAER